DNA from Paraburkholderia sp. PGU19:
GTGACAGTCGGGCATTGCACGCTCGCCGATGGCCCGATACAGACGGGCGTGACCGTGGTCCGTGCGCATCCGGACGATCCATATCGTCACAAGGTGCCTGCGGCTGCGAGCGTGATCAACGGCTTCGGCAAGAGCATCGGACTCGTGCAGGTCGAAGAACTCGGCGTGCTCGAAACGCCGATTGCGTTGACCAATACGTTCGGCGTCGCGACTGTCGCGCAGGCGCAGATTCGCGCCGCCATTGCCAGCAATCCGCAGATCGGGCGCAAGTGGCCGACCGTCAATCCGCTCGTGTTCGAATGCAACGACGGTTACCTCAACGATATTCAGGCGCTTGCCGTTGAAGACAAGCACTACGTCGCGGCGCTCGATGCGGCGGCATCCGGATTCCAACGTGGCTCCGTCGGCGCGGGGCGCGGCATGTCGTGCTTCGATTTGAAAGGCGGCATCGGCTCGGCTTCGCGCGTGGCGAATGTGGCAGGCAAGGGTTTCACTGTCGGTGCGCTGGTGCTCGCGAACTTCGGACGGCTGCCGATGCTGACGATCGATGGCATTCCGCTTGGGCGCGAACTGTTTGCCCGCAAGCAGCCAGCATCAACAGCAAAACCCGAGCAAGGCTCGATCATCATGATCGTCGCCACCGATGCGCCTCTCGATTCACGCCAGCTCAAGCGCCTCTCGATGCGCGCCGCCGCGGGTCTCGCGCGCACGGGTTCGGTTTATGGTCATGGTAGCGGCGATATCGCGCTAGCGTTCTCGACGGCATGGACAATCCCGCATGAAGGCGATTTCATCGCAACGCCGCCGTTGCTCAGCGATGCGCGTCTCGATCCGCTGTTTCATGCATGCGCGGATAGCGTCGAGCAGGCAATCATCGATGCATTGTGGTCAGCCACCTCGGTCACGGGGCGCGACGCGCACACACGTCTTTCGTTGCGTGAAGCCGCGCGCGATCTCGAACACCTGTTGAAACGGCACACAACATGAAAGTACTGATTTCCGTCGATATCGAAGGCGTGGCAGGCGTCGTGAATTCCGAGCAGGTTCGAGCGGGCAATGGCGAATACGAACGCGCGCGACGCTGGATGACGCTCGAAGCAAACGCGGCGATTGAAGGCGCATTCGCGGGCGGCGCAACGGACGTCTGGGTCAACGACTCGCACGGCGGCTTTCGTAATCTGTTACCCGACATGCTCGACGCGCGCGCCAATGTGATACTCGGCAAGCCGCGAACGCTCGGCATGATGGCGGGCCTCGAATACGGGCCGCAACTCGTGTTCATGATCGGCTATCACGCAATGGCGCAAAGCCGCGGCATTCTTGCGCATACGATCAACAGCTTTGCCTTCACGCGCATAACGATGAACGGCCGCGATGTAGGTGAAGCGGGGATTTATGGCGCGCTGGCTCGCGAGTATGGCGCGAGCGTCGTGCTGCTTTCGGGCGACGATGTGTTTGCCGACGAAACGCGGCCCATATTTCCCGATGCGACGTTCGTGGTCACCAAGAACGCGATGGGTTTTGGAAGCGGCGCGACGCAGACGCCGGAGCGTGCGTGTGCTGCGATCAGAGAATCAGCGCGGGATGTTGTCGCGAAGTTCGAAGGGCTGGCCGTTGCGCCACGACTCCAGTCCCAACCCGTCGATATCGAACTGCGCGTGCAAACTACCGCGCTCGCCGATCTGTTTGCGCAGATGCCTTCGCTGGAACGCGTGGACGGCGTGA
Protein-coding regions in this window:
- a CDS encoding P1 family peptidase encodes the protein MTELAMPQVGVLPAGALGTIADVSGVTVGHCTLADGPIQTGVTVVRAHPDDPYRHKVPAAASVINGFGKSIGLVQVEELGVLETPIALTNTFGVATVAQAQIRAAIASNPQIGRKWPTVNPLVFECNDGYLNDIQALAVEDKHYVAALDAAASGFQRGSVGAGRGMSCFDLKGGIGSASRVANVAGKGFTVGALVLANFGRLPMLTIDGIPLGRELFARKQPASTAKPEQGSIIMIVATDAPLDSRQLKRLSMRAAAGLARTGSVYGHGSGDIALAFSTAWTIPHEGDFIATPPLLSDARLDPLFHACADSVEQAIIDALWSATSVTGRDAHTRLSLREAARDLEHLLKRHTT
- a CDS encoding M55 family metallopeptidase, producing MKVLISVDIEGVAGVVNSEQVRAGNGEYERARRWMTLEANAAIEGAFAGGATDVWVNDSHGGFRNLLPDMLDARANVILGKPRTLGMMAGLEYGPQLVFMIGYHAMAQSRGILAHTINSFAFTRITMNGRDVGEAGIYGALAREYGASVVLLSGDDVFADETRPIFPDATFVVTKNAMGFGSGATQTPERACAAIRESARDVVAKFEGLAVAPRLQSQPVDIELRVQTTALADLFAQMPSLERVDGVTLRFSTPSVEHAVRTLNCLSAMSFMLR